Proteins encoded in a region of the Takifugu flavidus isolate HTHZ2018 chromosome 8, ASM371156v2, whole genome shotgun sequence genome:
- the LOC130529913 gene encoding LOW QUALITY PROTEIN: inactive dipeptidyl peptidase 10 (The sequence of the model RefSeq protein was modified relative to this genomic sequence to represent the inferred CDS: deleted 1 base in 1 codon) has translation MIATTQQNMTTELDLGSSDGPPRNWKGIGIALVVIMAVMSLVILSVVLLTPDERHLLLRSHLTMEDLESPEFKVHDPCVSWLSESEVALATREGHVLSFSLSSNLTTTLLDNSSLDLTVTKFQVSADKRFILLAYNIQPVFSQSFTASFAIYNVANGDQLELNPPEREKAALQYASWGPQGNQLAYVFNGDIYYMQSVTSKALRLTSTDQEPRVVNGLSDWTYEEEVLLTYVAHWWSMDGARLAYLTINNSATPVMEIPHFLGGIYPTNMVFSYPKAGSNIPSVTLFVVNLYGPAHTLEMLPPDSFRARDSYISMVTWISSTRLAVRWLNRVQNQSVLCVCEATTGACSEKHKMAMDIMQNRRQDVPLFTSDGSMFYTILAAKQGARGEFHHIAGLSAQPAVPTVPPRFLTSGSWDVSSLCALDEEAGKIYFLSTEESKQSRHLYSVDLDGVFQRQCISCNLIEGCRFFKAEFSPNQTHFTLYCLGPGIPKVTVHYTKNPSNYVVLEDNNPLSKALEDKRLPENLFRTLPADNHDLHLKLSLPPGYEANLHPLLIIVDGVPGSQSVTEEFALEWPQVLSGLQNVALAWVDGRSGVGRGQKTTVDPRRLASMRVKDYLGVVELLMRLPYIDDHRIVLYGKGFGGYLTLKMSAATEKLFQCAVAVAPITDFRLYSAAFSERYLGLPAKEEHAYSTASVLEEVTKLKDENLLIVHGTADAKVHFQHSAELLSRLVKVEANYSLQLYPDEGHILRGPRSVQHFQRTVVNYLQNCLKHSVFQEPVEDDEEEDE, from the exons ATGATTGCCACAACTCAACAAAACATGACCACGGAGCTG GACCTGGGGAGTTCGGATGGTCCACCGCGGAACTGGAAGGGAATAGGAATTGCCCTGGTGGTGATCATGGCGGTGATGTCTCTGGTGATTCTCTCAGTCGTCCTCCTCACGCCAG ATGAAAGGCACTTGTTACTCCGTTCTCATCTCACCATGGAGGATCTGGAGAGCCCAGAGTTCAAAGTTCATGACCCCTGTGTGTCATGGCTGAGCG aAAGCGAAGTGGCCCTC GCCACCAGGGAGGGGCACGTCCTGTCTTTCAGCCTCAGCAGCAACCTCACCACCACTCTCCTGGACAACAGCTCCCTG GACCTGACCGTTACTAAATTTCAAGTGTCTGCAGACAAGCGGTTCATCCTCTTAGCATATAACATTCAGCCG GTGTTCTCTCAGTCCTTCACAGCCTCCTTTGCTATCTACAATGTGGCTAATGG GGATCAGCTGGAGCTTAACCctccagagagggagaaggcTGCCCTGCAATATGCTTCCTGGGGACCTCAGGGGAACCAGCTG GCGTACGTGTTCAACGGAGATATCTACTACATGCAGAGCGTGACCAGCAAAGCCCTGCGCCTGACCAGTACTGATCAGGAGCCACGTGTGGTGAACGGGCTCTCCGACTGGACTTATGAAG AGGAAGTGCTCCTGACATACGTGGCCCACTGGTGGTCCATGGACGGGGCTCGGCTGGCGTACCTCACCATCAACAACTCTGCCACCCCGGTGATGGAAATACCTCACTTCTTAGGTGGTATCTATCCCACCAACATGGTCTTCTCCTACCCAAAG GCCGGCTCAAACATCCCATCAGTCACTCTGTTTGTGGTAAATCTGTACGGCCCGGCTCACACTCTGGAGATGCTGCCTCCGGATTCCTTTAGAGCCAG AGACAGCTACATCTCCATGGTGACCTGGATCAGCAGCACGCGGCTGGCTGTCCGCTGGCTGAACCGCGTGCAGAACCAGTCGGTCCTCTGCGTGTGTGAGGCCACCACCGGAGCGTGCTCAGAG AAGCACAAAATGGCCATGGACATAATGCAAAACCGAAGACAG GACGTACCGTTATTTACGTCCGACGGCTCGATGTTTTATACCATCCTGGCAGCAAAGCAAGGCGCTCGTGGAGAGTTCCACCACATCGCCGGCCTCTCAGCTCAG CCCGCCGTCCCCACCGTCCCCCCTCGATTCTTGACATCGGGCAGCTGGGACGTGTCTTCGCTGTGCGCCCTCGACGAGGAGGCCGGGAAAAT CTACTTCCTGAGCACAGAAGAATCCAAACAGAGCCGACACCTGTACAG TGTTGACCTGGATGGAGTGTTTCAACGCCAGTGCATCTCCTGCAACCTCATCGAGGGTTGTCGCTTCTTCAAAGCAGAATTCAGTCCCAATCAAACTCATTTCACTCTCTACTGCTTAG GTCCTGGAATCCCTAAAGTGACCGTCCACTACACAAAGAACCCCTCCA ACTATGTTGTGCTGGAAGATAACAACCCTCTCTCTAAAGCTCTGGAGGACAAAAGGCTTCCTGAGAACCTGTTCAGAACACTCCCAGCAGACAACCACG ATCTACATCTAAAACTCTCCCTTCCTCCGGGATACGAGGCCAACCTGCATCCACTTCTCATCATTGT GGATGGCGTTCCTGGCAGTCAGTCGGTGACAGAGGAATTTGCCCTGGAGTGGCCTCAAGTCCTCTCTGGGCTGCAGAATGTGGCCTTGGCCTGGGTGGACGGCAGGAGCGGCGTTGGCCGAGGACAGAAGACCACGGTGGATCCACGCAGGCTCGCCTCAATGAGAGTCAAAGATTACCTGGGAGTCGTCGA GTTATTGATGCGGCTACCTTACATCGATGATCACCGGATAGTCCTCTATGGCAAG GGGTTTGGTGGCTATTTAACTCTCAAGATGTCGGCTGCAACAGAGAAGCTCTTTCAGTGTGCCGTTGCCGTGGCGCCGATAACCGACTTCAGGCTGTACA GTGCTGCGTTCTCAGAGAGGTATCTTGGCCTTCCAGCAAAGGAGGAGCATGCTTACTCT ACTGCATCTGTGCTGGAGGAGGTTACCAAGCTGAAGGATGAAAACCTCCTAATTGTCCACGGAACCGCGGATG cgAAGGTCCACTTCCAGCACAGCGCGGAGCTCCTGAGCCGACTGGTGAAGGTGGAGGCCAACTACTCCCTCCAGCTGTACCCAGATGAGGGCCACATTCTGAGGGGCCCACGCAGCGTCCAGCACTTCCAGCGGACTGTGGTCAACTACCTCCAAAACTGCCTGAAGCACAGCGTCTTCCAAGAACCCGTggaggatgacgaggaggaagatgagtga
- the cs gene encoding citrate synthase, mitochondrial has protein sequence MSLLTFSRLAPKLLNPKNAASFVVAARNASASTTNLKDLLADLIPKEQNRIKNFKQQYGKNNIGQITVDMVYGGMRGMKGLVYETSVLDPDEGIRFRGYSIPECQKLLPKAPGGEEPLPEGLFWLLVTGQVPTEEQVNWVSKEWAKRAALPSHVVTMLDNFPTNLHPMSQFSAAVTALNSESNFARAYSEGVHKSKYWEFVYEDSMDLIAKLPCVAAKIYRNLYREGSSIGAIDSNLDWSHNFTNMLGYSDSQFTELMRLYLTIHSDHEGGNVSAHTSHLVGSALSDPYLSFSAAMNGLAGPLHGLANQEVLVWLTALQKELGGEVSDEKMRDYIWNTLKSGRVVPGYGHAVLRKTDPRYTCQREFAMKHLPNDPMFKLVAQLYKIVPNVLLEQGKAKNPWPNVDAHSGVLLQYYGMTEMNYYTVLFGVSRALGVLSQLVWSRALGFPLERPKSMSTDGLMNLVGAKSG, from the exons ATGTCCCTCCTGACATTCAGCAGGCTGGCGCCTAAGCTCCTCAACCCAAAG AACGCCGCCTCCTTCGTCGTGGCTGCGAGGAACGCCAGCGCATCGACAACG AACCTGAAAGATCTTCTCGCTGACCTCATCCCCAAAGAACAGAACCGGATCAAAAACTTTAAACAGCAATATGGCAAAAACAACATTGGCCAGATCACTGTGGACATG GTCTATGGAGGCATGAGGGGGATGAAGGGTCTGGTGTACGAGACCTCGGTGTTGGATCCTGATGAG GGAATCCGTTTCAGGGGTTACAGTATCCCGGAGTGTCAGAAGTTGCTGCCTAAAGCTCCAGGAGGCGAGGAGCCGCTGCCTGAGGGCCTCTTCTGGCTTCTGGTGACCGGACAGGTCCCCACTGAGGAGCAG GTGAACTGGGTTTCCAAAGAGTGGGCAAAGAGAGCCGCGCTCCCCTCCCACGTGGTCACCATGCTGGATAATTTCCCCACAAACCTCCACCCCATGTCCCAGTTCAGTGCTGCCGTCACCGCCCTCAACAGCGAGAGTAACTTTGCTCGGGCCTATTCTGAGGGGGTCCACAAGTCCAAGTACTGGGAG TTTGTTTATGAGGACTCCATGGACTTGATTGCTAAGCTGCCCTGCGTCGCTGCCAAGATTTACCGTAACCTGTACCGCGAAGGCAGCAGCATCGGCGCCATCGACTCCAACCTGGACTGGTCCCACAACTTCACCAACATGCTGGGCTACAGCGACTCCCAGTTCACTGAGCTGATGAGGCTCTACCTCACCATCCACAG TGACCATGAAGGAGGCAACGTCAGCGCCCACACCAGCCACTTGGTGGGCAGCGCCCTGTCTGACCCCTATTTGTCCTTCAGCGCTGCCATGAATGGTCTTGCTGGCCCTCTGCACGGCCTGGCCAATCAG GAGGTGCTGGTGTGGCTGACCGCCCTgcagaaggagctggggggAGAAGTCTCTGACGAGAAGATGAGGGATTACATCTGGAACACCCTGAAGTCTGGAagg GTGGTGCCCGGTTACGGCCACGCCGTCCTGAGGAAGACCGACCCGCGTTACACCTGCCAGCGGGAGTTTGCCATGAAGCACCTTCCCAACGACCCCATGTTCAAACTGGTCGCCCAACTCTACAAGATTGTCCCCAACGTGCTGCTGGAGCAGGGGAAGGCCAAGAACCCCTGGCCCAACGTGGACGCCCACAGCGGCGTGCTGCTGCAG TACTACGGAATGACTGAGATGAACTACTACACCGTGCTGTTCGGCGTGTCCCGGGCCCTCGGCGTGCTGTCACAGCTGGTGTGGAGTCGTGCTCTGGGCTTCCCGTTGGAGCGCCCCAAGTCCATGAGCACAGATGGACTGATGAACCTGGTGGGAGCCAAGTCGGGATGA